CAAGAAATAAAAACAAATTCCTTCTTCAACCAGCCTCCCCCGTTTGTCCAATAGTGACTTTAACAAAAGCAGCACTAATCCCTCCTGGATTAATGCCCTATTAGATGCAAAAGCAGTCATGTGTAATCAGCTTATATGAATGTCTGTTCCATACTGAGCTAATTGCAGCTTCCTTGCCACAGATTGAGAAGCTAAGTTGTCCTTAGAAGTGCTATATAGAGCAATGCGTCCTTGTATCTGAACTTCTGCAGCCCAGGCCTTTGCAACATCTGCACCGTATGCTCTTCCACGGTAGTCTTCATTTGTAAACAAACTTGCTTCGTCGGCTTTTGAAGTCTTCCTTGAACTACAGCAAATTGAAACTGGTATATTGTCTTCAATTATTACAAAACAGGGTTGCTTGTATTCAAAGTCTTCATAGGTATATGGAAACTGAGACTTTAAAATTTCTTTGTTTTCATGAGTTATTTTAATTGCTCTTGAATAAGTCCTGTCCCTTACATCAGGAAATACATACGCGGGCCCAGTCCATACATTGCTTAAAAGATGGTCAATGCTTAATGCCTTTATTATTTTCCCTGGATGAGCACCAGGGTTAGCTCCTATAACTTGGTCTAACTTCTCTATAGTACTCTTATCCAGTGAGTTTGAATACCTTACTATACTACCCATTCTAGTGGCACCAATGAAAATTCGTGGCGCTGCACCGTAAGGGGGTTCATTCACAGCTATCAGTCGATTTTCACTATCATGTCTAAATAACACATTCACATGAAGCTCCATCAATTCTAAATCAGAGATCATACTATTCCTCCGCAATCTTCATTTCTGTCTAATATTCAAGATTACACTGTCATCTCCTGCAGCGTTTTCATTTATAGTCCAATCCTATGTATGGATAATTCCTTTATCTCTTAACAACCATATCTATATTTTTAAAGCTAAATCAATAAAATCCACCTATTTTTCCAATTTCTAACCTGCCCAGTTTGTAAAAAAAGCTGCCTGGTTTAGGCAGCTCTCTTAAGCACTAAAGAAACAATCCCTCTCATCGCAAGATTGATTGGGATTGCTTCTTTATAAAACATGCTGCAGTAAAAGACAATAGGACCTGCTATAGCAGGTCCTCACAAATTAAGCCGTTGCAGTTGCAGCGTATTTTTCTTCCAATGTCTTCTTTAATAATGAAGCTAACTCAAGCATTCCATATTTTCCAGCTTTCACTTCTGCATCAGAGTTATAGTTTGTGTTTGTATTAATATCATAAGTAAAAATGTCACCTTCAGCATTTCTGATAAATTCAATGCCAGCGACTTGAATATGATTCCTGGCCAGAACGTCTTTATATTTTTCTAAAATTTCGTCCTCAAAACCTTCAATGATTTGGAACTTTGGCTTCTCTTCTGCTTCTTCTCCAACAGGACAGAATAAGTCGCCAATCTGGCATGCGTCCGCAGGGCATAGTTCAAATCCTTCCGATGTATCAACCCTGACGGCATAAACAAAGTTGCCTCCGACAAATTCACAGCGGGTGATATAGCTTTCGGGAGATTGAATATATTCCTGAACAAGGGTAATGCCATCAACAGGCTCTTCGAAGGAAGGTCCCTCCACATAAGCTTTTAGAGCTTCAATACTATGGAATAATTGAACACCCAGGCCTTTGCCGGCACGGTTATGCTTCGTGATAAACGGCTGTCCGGCAAATGCTTCGGCCGCCTTAATAATATGTTGTTTTCCAACCGCTGCAATCGTTTTGGGAGTCCTGACACCAGATTTGTTTAATTCCAAGTACTGCAAAACCTTACTAACTTCAAGCTTCAGAGCGCTCGTTCCATTCAACACTGTACGGCCATGTGCTTCAAGCCAGGCCAATACTTGTCCCGAAAATTCAGCTGCAAAGCGATGATCACGGGTATGAGAAGAAGCACTCATCCGGCTATAGAAGATTCCTTCTGGAGGTTCTGCCGATAAATCTACCGTTCCTTCGTCCAAATGCCATTCTTCATAAGGAACACCCAGTTCCTCCAGCCTTTTTGTCAAATGGACTGTCCACTCACTATTTTCATGAATTACATATACCTTGCTCATTATTATGGCCCCTTTCTAGCTCTTTATTAAACTGCGTTTTTGTTCCACTAATGGCATAACCGTCTTTGCAAAGCGTTCCATTTCCTCCAGCTGAGGTGAAAATTGCAATAATAATAAGTCTAGGCCAGCTTCTTCATATTGTAAAATCCGATCAGCAATTTGCTCTGGTGTTCCTACTAAGTTTGGCCGCAGACCTCTGTTAGAGACAGAGTAATCCTGCAGCTGAATCTGCTGCTCTAATTGTGACTTTGTAGTGAAATCCTTAAAACCGGCGTAACCGCTGGAATCCTTCACAGCCGTGATTTTTTCAAGCTCAGCAAGAGCTTCTTCTTCTGTATCACGGCAAATAACATAAGCAGCCATTCCGAAAGAACTGAATGGCGCATTGCCCGTTTGTTCACGCCGTGCCTTCATTTCTCCTATTTTCAGATCAATCTCCTCAGCCGTTCCGCCGTGCATAACATAAGCATCACATTTTTCTGCAATGGTCTGCTTGCCTTTTTCGCTTTCACCGCCTGCATAAAGAATCGGGTTAGGTCTTTGAACTGGCTTTGGAGCAAGCTTCGTGTCCCTTAAGTCGTAAAATTGACCGGAATAATGGAAGGTTTCTTCCGTCCATAACCCTTTTAGAACATCAATGAACTCCTCAGTGCGGGCATAACGCTCATCATGTTCTGTAAAAATACCGCCATATTGACGCGCTTCTTCGGCCCACCAGGCAGAAACCACATTTAGAGTAAAACGGCCGTTGCTGATTTGATCAATATTGGCTGCCATTTTTGCTGCTACAGCAGGATTATGAAAACCAGGGCGGATCGCGGTCATAATTTCAATTTTTTCCGTCACGGCTGCAAGTGCGGCTGCCGTGGACCAGGCTTCAAGAGAATCATGGTCCGGTCCTTTAATATCATTTAAATATAATTCAGCTATTAACGTAGTCGAGTATCCCCATTTTTCAGCCGACTGAATGACGTTTTTAGCATATTCAAAGGTTGGCGGCATATTTTCGTCTTCTACATTTCGCAGCCAGCCTCCAAAAATCGGCAACCAGAAACCATATTTCATTTTTCTTCTCTCCTCTTGCATTTTTAAATATCTACTTTTCGCATAACTTAAGTTGGATTTATAAGCAATTAAAAAACTCTCCTCCTAAGAAGAGAGTTTTATCAACCCTCTTCTCATCTTTCAAGCGATGCGCTTGCTGGAATTGGCACAGTATTCATCAGAACCTGCTGCCGAGGCTTCAAAGGGCCAGTCCCTCCACCTCTCTGGATAAGAAGAAAATATTCAATTTTTTAATTAATTAAAGCGATAATAATTTAAATTCACCCAATTGTCAATCAATTATTTCTGAACTCTAAATACTAATAAGGATTATCCTTATATAATGACACTCTTAATACATATCCTTCTGAGTAAAATTCCAAAACGCAACAGCAAGACAGGCGGCAGCCCAAATCCCAAGCATGGTTAATGAAAATGGCAGTGACATCCCTTCAATCGGCGGAGCTTGACCTTCTAAGTAGTTAATCAGATCAAAGTTCAAGTTCACTAAATACTTGGAGCTCGTCCAGCTCGAACCGATAGAAGATAACAGGGTGCCTGCGATTAACACGGCCATCATCGCCCCAATTCCAGTCGCTGTATTTTTCACCAGAACCGATATCATGAGGCTTATGGTTCCAACAACCGCTGTTACCACCCAGGCAAGCCCAACTGACATCAGCAGGTATTCCCACATCGGCAGGGTATGGATGTATTCCGTTGAAAACTCACCAGATGCAGAAGCTTGAAATCCGGTCAAAATAGGTGCAGTCCAGCCATCATAACCGAGTACGATTCCTGAAACCCCATAACAGACAATCACGGTTGCCGCCATCAGCATGGAGGTATAAAGCAAAACCGTCAGCCATTTAGCCATTAGGATTCTCCATCGTTTAACCGGCCGGGACAGCAATGTTTTGATGGTGCCATCATTATATTCCCCGCTCACAATATCAGCCATTATAATAATAATGAATAAAGGCAGGACAAGCGTGATTCCCTGTGAGAAAAAGATGCGGATAAACGTAGGGGCTCCAGGATAGTTTGGATTAATATCGTTGTCCAGATAATACTGCTTTTGCTTCAGATCAAATTCAAGGAACTGTCTGAACTCGTCCTGGATTCCGCTCGATGCCAGCCGATTTTGCCGATCGACAATCTCCTGCTGAAGCTCCACTCTCCAGTCCAGAGTGCCCTGTTTTTCGATTTTCTCCTGTATCTCCCGGTATTGTGCGTATGTAAACATAGAGACTAGAATGACTAAAATGACGGTGACAACCGCCATGCGTTTTTTGGAAGCAATCTTCATCACTTCATTATGAATCAGGCCAATCATATTTGGATTAGACAATATGATCGCCTCCTGTCAAACTAATAAATAGATCCTCCAATGTCTGCACTTTCCTTTCGATCGTCCATACATCAATACCCGCCTTCATTAAAGCTTCATTCAGGAGCGAGGTTTTGCTGTCATCCATAAGAGTGTGTATAGTATGGTCATCATATAGTTCTGCAGCCTGGACATATGGGGATTCTTTAAGAATAGCAAATGCACGAAAAGAATCACTGACTCTCCAATCCACACCAGATGACAGTGCACCAACTAAATCGCTGACGCTGCCGACCTTCACGATCTTCCCATGGCTCATAATAGCCACACGGTCCGCCAGCAACTCGATTTCACTTAAAATATGACTGGATACGAGCACCGAAAGGCCCGTATCATCGACCAGCTTCCTGATAAATGTCCGCAGATCTTTGATTCCCATCGGGTCCAGTCCATTTGTAGGTTCATCCAGTATAAGCACATCCGGACGGCCTAACAATGCTTGTGCAATACCAAGGCGCTGACGCATTCCCAATGAATAGGTCCGAACCTGATCATCAATTCTTACAGTCAGATCAACCAAATCAATGACCTCTTGGATCCGTTCTTCATCCACATCAGGCAGCATCCGTGCAAAGATTTGCAGGTTTTCGCGGCCGCTCAAATACTTATATAACTCTGGATTTTCGACGATAGAACCAAGCCGCTGCATCGCTTGAACAAATTGCTTTCTCACATCAAATCCGCAGATGTGAATCTTCCCGGACGTTGGCTTAATGAGCCCAACGAGCATCCGGATCGTGGTGGTTTTACCGGCACCATTAGGACCCAGGAACCCAAATACTTCTCCTGGATAAATGTCAAATGATATATTATCAATAATTGTTTTCTTTCCAATGATTTTCGTTACATTTTCCAATTGAACTATCGGCTTTAAGCTCATAGCATCACCCTTGTTCTATTCTAACTAAATTTTCGAATAATGACTCTTTTAAATACTCAATTTGAGAAAAATTTAGATACAATTACATTAAAAGGAGAAGTCAAACGATGAAAAAATGGATGTGGCAGTTATTTTTAACATTGTCCCTTGCGCTGACAGTTCTTTTTGGGTATGGCCTAGTCAGTGCCTACATGGATGTTACCAGTCCGCCTCGAGCAGAGATATTAGCTAAAACAGAAGAAGTTCCTGTCACACCTGGTGATACATATGTTGCACTTGGCGATTCATTGACCAGAGGTGTCGGCTCATCAAATGGGGAAGGTTTTGTCCAGCCGGTTGGAAATGAACTTAAAGAAAATAATACTATAGAGCGTTTCCAAAACCTGGGTGTGAGAGGTGCCAGAATTGAAGATTTGCTGGCCCAGTTAGAACAAAAAGAAGTCAAGAGATCTCTTAAAGATGCCAAAATCATTACCATTACAATAGGGGGAAATAACCTTTTTAATAGCGGGGAGATCCTCGAAAAATATTCAGAAGAAACCGTCCTTGGCATCCTGGAGACCGAAATTCCGAATTTGGAAAAGACGTTTAAAAACATTCGTGAAAGTAATCCCAATGCAGTCATACTCTATATGGGGCTATATAATCCATTCAAGCAATCGCCCAACGGGGATTCATTTGATTCCATCATCCAAAAATGGAATGAGTCTGCCCGTACACTAGGCTTGAAATACAAAGTTCAAGTAGTGGATACTTTCAATCTGGTCACAGACGCCAAACGCCATCTTTCCAGTGATGTCTTTCATCCGAATGATGCTACTTATCAGCAAATAGCTGAAAGCATGTCACTTGTCATTGAAAAAAGTATCATACAATAAGAAAAAGGTGAATCCACGGCAGATTCACCTTTTTCATAATTTGTATGCTTCATTAACCTTTAGCCAAAAGGTCCTATAGGGCTATGAATCCGTTATCCTATAATGGTGTGCTTACCCTAACTGGCGTTTGAATTCCTTAACAGCGAAGAAGTAAGAGATGAGCATGATGCCGACGCACCAGGCAAGCGCGATCCAGATGCCGCTGCCAACAGACCCTTCATACAAGAGGGCACGGATCGCATCCACGATTGAAGTCACGGGCTGGTTTTCAGCGAACGCACGGACTATTTTAGGCATGGTGTCGGTGGGAACAAAGGCCGAACTGATAAACGGCAGGAAAATCAGCGGGTATGAGTAGGCTGTCGCCCCTTCCATAGACCCCGCTTTCAATCCGGGAATGACCGCCAGCCATGTCAGCGCCAGTGTAAACATCCCGAGTATTCCAGCTACCGCAAGCCACTCCAGGACATCAGCGCTGGAACGAAAACCCATCAAGAGAGCAACGAGGATAACCACCACGATAGTAAGCGCATTGGAAACAAGCGAGGTCAGCACGTGAGCCCACAATACCGACGAGCGCTTGATGGGCATCGTAATGAAACGCGACATCAGCCCGCTCTTTACATCCGTAAACAGCCGGACGGAAGTGTAAGCAACGCCGGACGCGATAGCCATCAGCAGAATTCCCGGCAATAAATAATTGACGTAGTTGTCCGTTCCTGTCTCTATGGCGCCGCCAAATACGTAGACAAACAGCAGCATCATCATAATCGGCGTAATCGCCACCGTGATAATCGTATCCGGACTGCGCATAATGTTGCGCATTAAACGACCTAGTAATACCCCTGTTTTGCTTTTCATTTACATTTCCTCCTTTTTGCCGATGATTGCGAGGAAGATTTCCTCCAATGTCGGCTGCTTCTCGATATACTCCACCTTCGCTGGCGGGAACATCTCCTTGAGTTCGGTTAGAGTACCGGTCGTGATGATTTTTCCGCCATGCAGAATGGCGATTCGGTCCGCCAATTGTTCGGCTTCCTCCAGATACTGGGTCGTCAGCAGGATGGTCGTGCCGCCGCCGGCAAGCTCCTTGACGGTATCCCAGACTTCAATCCGCGCTTCCGGGTCAAGCCCTGTCGTTGGTTCGTCGAGAAAAATGACTGCCGGCGTCCCGATCAGGCTCATGGCAATGTCAAGCCGGCGCTTCATCCCGCCGGAATAATTGTCAGCCCGGCGGTTGGCCGCCTCGGCCAGGCTGAATCTTGCAAGCAGATTGTCAGCGACTTCTGCGGGATTGGAAACTCCCCTCAGCCTGGCGATCATCATCAGGTTTTCCCGCCCGGTGAGCATGCCGTCTAAGCTTGAGAACTGCCCTGTCAGACTGATGCACTGGCGAACATGATCCGGTTGCCGCTGGACGTCAAAGCCGCAAATACCTGCTTCTCCGCCATCAGACTTCATCAGCGTCGAGAGGATGTTGACGGTCGTCGTCTTGCCCGCTCCATTTGAACCCAGCAGGGCGAAAATTTCGCCGCGCCTCACCTCAAAATCCACCCCCTTTAAGACTTCCTTATCTTTAAAGGATTTTTTTAACCCTTTTACAGAAATCGCTGCACTGCTCATACTTTTTCCTCCTTATAATTAGCGCCTTGCGGAGCTGGATTGCCTACAAACCCCTACTTAGTCTAACAGATATTCTGTATAACTTAGTACCGAGGTAAAAATGAAACTGAATAGTGCAGGTGACAAATCACATTTGTAAAACACCTATTCAGTCGGTATTATATATAGAATTTATTTTTTCCCCAATCGCTTCATGATACTCTCATTCAAATCCTCACGATACTTGGCAACATAGGTTTTAGCATTTGCCACTAGTTCGTCGGCAAAGGATGCCACGTCATCTCCGGTGATTTCCAGCACTTGTCTGCCTTCCGCCGCACCGGCTTCGAACAAATCGATTAATTCATACTGCATGTGCAGCATATCCATCCCGTTGCCCGCTGAGAAATTCCACATATAGTTTTGAATTTTCTTAAATACAAACTGGTAATCCTCTGGAAGGGCTTCAACCCTCGCCATCATCATCTTGTATTCTTTTTTATCACCAATCATTTTTTTAAACATATCAAACATGTTATTTTTCCTCCTTTTTTTATAAAGCTGAACAAGACACTCCAAAAATATCCGACAGAATATCTTATGAAACTAGGTTGACTTCAAGACGTTGATTTTTGAAGATACAAAATCCCATTTTTCCCAAAATAATTCAAGTTCCTGGCGGCCAGCATCATTTAGTGAGTAAAATTTGCGGGGCGGTCCCATATCTGAAGGTTTCTTTTCCACGTTCACCAGCTTTTTCTTTTCTAATCGCACGAGGATGGTGTACACCGTCCCTTCCACTACTTCGGTAAAACCAAGCTGGTTCAGCCGGCGGGTAATCTCGTAGCCATAGGTTTCATGTCGGCTGATGATTTCCAGCACACAGCCTTCAAGCGATCCCTTCAGCATTTCAGTTAAATTTTCCATATTCAGAGCCTCCTCTATTGTGTCTGACTTATATTCAGTGATACTTAGTACCAGGGAAAATTTTTTTACTGAACAGCACTTGTAAAACTCCGCTATTCAGTATTGCTTATTACAGGTATATCGTAACACCGAGTAGCAAAGAGTGTCAACTATTTTCATAAGAATAATTTAATTTGGTCAACTGCCCCACAA
This window of the Cytobacillus pseudoceanisediminis genome carries:
- a CDS encoding GNAT family N-acetyltransferase, coding for MISDLELMELHVNVLFRHDSENRLIAVNEPPYGAAPRIFIGATRMGSIVRYSNSLDKSTIEKLDQVIGANPGAHPGKIIKALSIDHLLSNVWTGPAYVFPDVRDRTYSRAIKITHENKEILKSQFPYTYEDFEYKQPCFVIIEDNIPVSICCSSRKTSKADEASLFTNEDYRGRAYGADVAKAWAAEVQIQGRIALYSTSKDNLASQSVARKLQLAQYGTDIHIS
- a CDS encoding ATP-grasp domain-containing protein — encoded protein: MSKVYVIHENSEWTVHLTKRLEELGVPYEEWHLDEGTVDLSAEPPEGIFYSRMSASSHTRDHRFAAEFSGQVLAWLEAHGRTVLNGTSALKLEVSKVLQYLELNKSGVRTPKTIAAVGKQHIIKAAEAFAGQPFITKHNRAGKGLGVQLFHSIEALKAYVEGPSFEEPVDGITLVQEYIQSPESYITRCEFVGGNFVYAVRVDTSEGFELCPADACQIGDLFCPVGEEAEEKPKFQIIEGFEDEILEKYKDVLARNHIQVAGIEFIRNAEGDIFTYDINTNTNYNSDAEVKAGKYGMLELASLLKKTLEEKYAATATA
- a CDS encoding LLM class flavin-dependent oxidoreductase — translated: MKYGFWLPIFGGWLRNVEDENMPPTFEYAKNVIQSAEKWGYSTTLIAELYLNDIKGPDHDSLEAWSTAAALAAVTEKIEIMTAIRPGFHNPAVAAKMAANIDQISNGRFTLNVVSAWWAEEARQYGGIFTEHDERYARTEEFIDVLKGLWTEETFHYSGQFYDLRDTKLAPKPVQRPNPILYAGGESEKGKQTIAEKCDAYVMHGGTAEEIDLKIGEMKARREQTGNAPFSSFGMAAYVICRDTEEEALAELEKITAVKDSSGYAGFKDFTTKSQLEQQIQLQDYSVSNRGLRPNLVGTPEQIADRILQYEEAGLDLLLLQFSPQLEEMERFAKTVMPLVEQKRSLIKS
- a CDS encoding ABC transporter permease, which produces MIGLIHNEVMKIASKKRMAVVTVILVILVSMFTYAQYREIQEKIEKQGTLDWRVELQQEIVDRQNRLASSGIQDEFRQFLEFDLKQKQYYLDNDINPNYPGAPTFIRIFFSQGITLVLPLFIIIIMADIVSGEYNDGTIKTLLSRPVKRWRILMAKWLTVLLYTSMLMAATVIVCYGVSGIVLGYDGWTAPILTGFQASASGEFSTEYIHTLPMWEYLLMSVGLAWVVTAVVGTISLMISVLVKNTATGIGAMMAVLIAGTLLSSIGSSWTSSKYLVNLNFDLINYLEGQAPPIEGMSLPFSLTMLGIWAAACLAVAFWNFTQKDMY
- a CDS encoding ABC transporter ATP-binding protein translates to MSLKPIVQLENVTKIIGKKTIIDNISFDIYPGEVFGFLGPNGAGKTTTIRMLVGLIKPTSGKIHICGFDVRKQFVQAMQRLGSIVENPELYKYLSGRENLQIFARMLPDVDEERIQEVIDLVDLTVRIDDQVRTYSLGMRQRLGIAQALLGRPDVLILDEPTNGLDPMGIKDLRTFIRKLVDDTGLSVLVSSHILSEIELLADRVAIMSHGKIVKVGSVSDLVGALSSGVDWRVSDSFRAFAILKESPYVQAAELYDDHTIHTLMDDSKTSLLNEALMKAGIDVWTIERKVQTLEDLFISLTGGDHIV
- a CDS encoding SGNH/GDSL hydrolase family protein, with product MKKWMWQLFLTLSLALTVLFGYGLVSAYMDVTSPPRAEILAKTEEVPVTPGDTYVALGDSLTRGVGSSNGEGFVQPVGNELKENNTIERFQNLGVRGARIEDLLAQLEQKEVKRSLKDAKIITITIGGNNLFNSGEILEKYSEETVLGILETEIPNLEKTFKNIRESNPNAVILYMGLYNPFKQSPNGDSFDSIIQKWNESARTLGLKYKVQVVDTFNLVTDAKRHLSSDVFHPNDATYQQIAESMSLVIEKSIIQ
- a CDS encoding ABC transporter permease, whose product is MKSKTGVLLGRLMRNIMRSPDTIITVAITPIMMMLLFVYVFGGAIETGTDNYVNYLLPGILLMAIASGVAYTSVRLFTDVKSGLMSRFITMPIKRSSVLWAHVLTSLVSNALTIVVVILVALLMGFRSSADVLEWLAVAGILGMFTLALTWLAVIPGLKAGSMEGATAYSYPLIFLPFISSAFVPTDTMPKIVRAFAENQPVTSIVDAIRALLYEGSVGSGIWIALAWCVGIMLISYFFAVKEFKRQLG
- a CDS encoding ABC transporter ATP-binding protein; translation: MSSAAISVKGLKKSFKDKEVLKGVDFEVRRGEIFALLGSNGAGKTTTVNILSTLMKSDGGEAGICGFDVQRQPDHVRQCISLTGQFSSLDGMLTGRENLMMIARLRGVSNPAEVADNLLARFSLAEAANRRADNYSGGMKRRLDIAMSLIGTPAVIFLDEPTTGLDPEARIEVWDTVKELAGGGTTILLTTQYLEEAEQLADRIAILHGGKIITTGTLTELKEMFPPAKVEYIEKQPTLEEIFLAIIGKKEEM
- a CDS encoding DUF1048 domain-containing protein; the encoded protein is MFDMFKKMIGDKKEYKMMMARVEALPEDYQFVFKKIQNYMWNFSAGNGMDMLHMQYELIDLFEAGAAEGRQVLEITGDDVASFADELVANAKTYVAKYREDLNESIMKRLGKK
- a CDS encoding PadR family transcriptional regulator: MENLTEMLKGSLEGCVLEIISRHETYGYEITRRLNQLGFTEVVEGTVYTILVRLEKKKLVNVEKKPSDMGPPRKFYSLNDAGRQELELFWEKWDFVSSKINVLKST